A stretch of the Acidilobus sp. 7A genome encodes the following:
- a CDS encoding AbrB/MazE/SpoVT family DNA-binding domain-containing protein, producing the protein MSESATTRKVQRLGGSSLIITLPKQWARRLGIKVGDEIEVVEAGGKLLVRPRDSRAEDRASTVTLRYNGVARAAGVDAIVDCAFVHGYSRVEIPLRGLGETDVKRLMAELNENEKVASVERGSDRVVVTIAPSPSADATRLIKEASSRLQDMLDEASRGAEEAEVEGLRAQALELVEASLRSSKESNIIDPMAYGVLLSLPSMVADAALMLKGRADLLGKLKEAVGEFMGGLASASGRRLLNAAMLASELRNMAMHVGGPAAAVVPIADALISVSMKLLCPSLLEQEPEEPIE; encoded by the coding sequence TTGAGCGAGAGCGCAACTACAAGGAAGGTCCAGAGGCTCGGCGGGTCCAGCCTGATAATAACGCTGCCCAAGCAGTGGGCTAGGAGGCTCGGGATAAAGGTCGGCGACGAGATAGAGGTTGTAGAGGCCGGCGGTAAGCTCCTCGTAAGGCCGAGGGACAGCAGGGCGGAGGACAGGGCTAGCACGGTCACATTAAGGTACAACGGCGTCGCAAGGGCAGCTGGCGTTGACGCAATAGTTGACTGCGCATTTGTTCACGGCTACAGCAGGGTTGAGATACCTCTGAGGGGCCTCGGGGAGACTGACGTTAAGAGGCTCATGGCTGAGCTCAACGAAAATGAGAAGGTGGCGTCGGTGGAGAGGGGCTCAGACAGGGTGGTAGTCACCATAGCTCCGTCACCGAGCGCCGACGCCACAAGGCTAATCAAGGAGGCCAGCAGCAGGCTCCAGGACATGCTTGACGAGGCCTCCAGGGGGGCGGAGGAGGCCGAGGTCGAGGGGCTGAGGGCTCAGGCCCTCGAGCTCGTTGAGGCCTCCCTAAGGAGCTCCAAGGAGAGCAACATAATCGACCCGATGGCATATGGCGTGCTGCTGTCGCTGCCCTCCATGGTCGCGGACGCGGCCCTCATGCTGAAGGGCAGGGCCGACCTGCTTGGGAAGCTTAAGGAGGCCGTAGGGGAGTTCATGGGGGGCCTCGCCAGCGCCAGCGGCAGGAGGCTGCTTAACGCTGCTATGCTGGCATCGGAGCTGAGGAACATGGCTATGCACGTCGGCGGGCCCGCGGCAGCGGTGGTTCCAATAGCTGACGCCCTGATAAGCGTCTCGATGAAGCTGCTGTGCCCAAGCCTGCTCGAGCAGGAGCCTGAGGAGCCCATAGAGTGA
- a CDS encoding 2-oxoacid:acceptor oxidoreductase family protein — translation MLEIRWHGRGGQGAVTASEIIASASIIEGKYALAFPEFGAERRGAPVRAYTRITDSPLIPRTPIERPDVVVVLDRSLLKPTYIEGLKEGGTLVANSPLKPAELLEKLGLGGGKYRAAAVDASSIAMKWLRANIVNTAILGAFVKSTELVKLDTVLDVIRSRFHGKVAEANVMAVKEAYESTQLSWG, via the coding sequence ATGCTTGAGATAAGGTGGCACGGCAGGGGCGGCCAGGGGGCAGTCACAGCCAGTGAAATCATAGCGTCAGCCTCCATAATAGAGGGGAAGTACGCCCTCGCCTTCCCTGAGTTCGGCGCCGAGAGGAGGGGCGCGCCAGTTAGGGCGTACACGAGGATAACTGACAGCCCTCTCATACCCAGGACGCCAATTGAGCGCCCTGACGTCGTAGTGGTACTTGACAGGAGCCTGCTCAAGCCTACCTACATAGAGGGCCTCAAGGAGGGCGGCACCCTTGTCGCCAACAGCCCGCTGAAGCCCGCTGAGCTCCTGGAGAAGCTGGGCCTCGGTGGGGGCAAGTACAGGGCGGCGGCCGTCGACGCGAGCTCAATAGCGATGAAGTGGCTCAGGGCCAACATAGTGAACACTGCCATACTGGGTGCTTTTGTAAAGTCTACAGAGCTCGTGAAGTTGGACACCGTTTTAGACGTAATAAGGTCCAGGTTCCACGGTAAGGTGGCTGAGGCGAACGTGATGGCCGTTAAGGAGGCATATGAGTCCACGCAGCTCTCTTGGGGGTGA
- a CDS encoding 4Fe-4S binding protein — protein MTIGGVITNPGNSLEYKTGDWKVLMPVINQEKCIRCRICWYVCPDSAILELDKPYTTKAKRVYKISYDVNYDFCKGCGMCAQECPVKAIDMVPVEVS, from the coding sequence ATGACGATTGGAGGGGTCATAACAAACCCCGGCAACAGCCTTGAGTACAAGACGGGCGACTGGAAGGTCCTGATGCCGGTCATAAACCAGGAGAAGTGCATAAGGTGCAGGATATGCTGGTACGTCTGCCCTGACAGCGCTATACTTGAGCTTGACAAGCCCTACACGACCAAGGCTAAGAGGGTATACAAGATATCCTACGACGTCAACTATGACTTCTGCAAGGGGTGTGGCATGTGTGCCCAGGAGTGCCCAGTCAAGGCGATTGACATGGTCCCCGTGGAGGTGAGCTGA